Proteins encoded in a region of the Pseudomonas sp. PDNC002 genome:
- a CDS encoding ABC transporter permease subunit: MMQLSIIFKRELMSYFATPLAYVFIVIFLVLSGVFTFYLGNFYERNQADLNAFFSFHPWLYLFLIPAVAMRLWSEERKSGTIELLMTLPVTRLQAVAGKFLAAWVFAGIALLLTFPMVITVNYLGRPDNGAIFTGYLGSWLLAGTYLAIGSCMSALSKNQVIAFILAIVTCFVFIAAGLPMVLDVFRFWAPQRLLDAIASMSFLMRFDAVSKGVIDLRDLSYFVSLIAAWLVATVVVIDLKKAE, from the coding sequence ATGATGCAGTTGTCGATCATCTTCAAACGGGAGTTGATGAGCTATTTCGCTACGCCCCTGGCCTATGTATTCATCGTGATATTCCTCGTGCTATCAGGCGTATTCACGTTTTACCTGGGCAACTTCTACGAGCGGAACCAAGCCGATCTCAACGCCTTCTTCAGCTTTCACCCCTGGTTGTATCTGTTCCTGATTCCCGCAGTTGCCATGCGCCTTTGGTCAGAGGAGCGCAAGTCCGGAACCATCGAATTGCTGATGACCCTGCCGGTTACGCGCCTGCAGGCGGTGGCTGGCAAGTTCCTGGCCGCGTGGGTATTCGCGGGCATCGCATTGCTGCTGACTTTCCCCATGGTCATCACGGTCAACTACCTGGGAAGGCCCGACAACGGCGCGATCTTCACCGGTTATCTGGGGAGCTGGCTGCTGGCAGGCACTTATCTCGCCATTGGCTCCTGCATGTCTGCGCTCTCCAAGAACCAGGTGATCGCCTTCATCCTGGCTATCGTCACCTGCTTCGTCTTCATCGCGGCTGGATTGCCCATGGTGCTGGATGTATTCCGCTTCTGGGCTCCGCAAAGACTGCTCGATGCAATCGCCTCGATGAGCTTCCTGATGCGCTTCGATGCTGTCAGCAAGGGCGTCATCGACCTTCGTGACCTGTCGTATTTCGTCAGTCTGATTGCCGCGTGGCTGGTCGCAACTGTCGTCGTCATTGATCTCAAGAAAGCCGAGTGA
- a CDS encoding ABC transporter ATP-binding protein: MIVIKELTKRFGHHTVVDDLSFSIRQGEVLGFLGPNGAGKSTTMRMLTGFLAPTSGTASIHGYDILAQTRRAQKLIGYLPEGAPSYGDMSVTAYLDFIAGIRGFRGKQARERVGRVVEQLELEAVRRQTIDTLSKGFKRRVGVAQAILHDPQVLILDEPTDGLDPNQKHQVRELIKELAGGRITVVSTHILEEVSALCSRAVVIANGRLVADESPERLERRSRYHQAVSMIAECALDAVALAALPGVASVERSDAENGLTVLAKPGHVIFPQVSGLVHDRGWAVQQLTVERGRLDEVFRSLTRGRAA, encoded by the coding sequence ATGATCGTTATTAAAGAACTCACGAAGCGCTTCGGGCACCACACGGTTGTCGACGATCTGTCGTTCAGCATCCGCCAAGGCGAAGTGCTTGGCTTCCTCGGACCCAACGGTGCGGGAAAGTCCACCACCATGCGAATGCTGACGGGGTTCCTGGCGCCAACCTCCGGCACCGCGAGCATCCATGGCTATGACATCCTTGCGCAGACCCGGCGCGCACAAAAGCTGATCGGCTACTTGCCCGAAGGCGCCCCCAGCTATGGCGACATGAGTGTCACTGCGTATCTGGATTTCATCGCCGGTATACGCGGGTTCCGTGGAAAGCAGGCCCGCGAGCGCGTGGGGCGGGTGGTGGAGCAACTTGAGCTGGAAGCCGTCCGCCGGCAGACGATCGATACCCTGTCCAAGGGATTCAAGCGCCGGGTCGGTGTCGCCCAGGCAATTCTGCATGATCCGCAGGTCTTGATCCTCGACGAGCCCACGGATGGCCTCGACCCGAACCAGAAGCATCAGGTTCGCGAACTGATCAAGGAATTGGCCGGCGGCCGGATCACCGTCGTTTCCACCCATATCCTCGAGGAAGTGAGCGCTCTCTGTTCGCGAGCGGTGGTGATCGCCAATGGCCGATTGGTGGCGGACGAGTCACCTGAGCGCCTGGAGCGCCGGTCCCGGTACCACCAGGCAGTGTCGATGATCGCCGAGTGTGCTCTCGATGCCGTCGCATTGGCCGCCTTGCCGGGGGTTGCAAGCGTGGAGAGGAGCGATGCCGAGAATGGCCTGACGGTCCTGGCGAAACCGGGGCACGTCATTTTCCCCCAGGTCAGTGGCCTCGTTCACGACCGCGGCTGGGCCGTGCAGCAACTGACCGTGGAGCGGGGGCGTCTGGACGAGGTATTCCGCAGCCTGACGCGGGGGAGAGCTGCATGA
- a CDS encoding Gldg family protein: protein MKKILYSGAGLVLVALLFLAFNMLCSQVFTNARVDLTQQKLYTISAGTRQILNSLEEPVDLYFYYSDKGTRDLVPLRNYANRVAELLKTYERQAKGKVRLHLIDPQPFSEDEDRAAEFGLQGVPVPDGGAPLYFGLAGTNSLGHSQVVPIFMPDQEQFLEYDVSRLIQALAEPKRPVIGVMSALDMSGGYDLQTQQMTASWVLFNDIRQQFDVRNLKLNMDQIPRDITVLMLVHPKNLTQETLYAIDQYVLRGGKLLVFVDPFSEADRDSPMAALGGAGELSSDIQPLFKAWGLRMLPDQVLGDGTYAMSVNLGAGEQATHHPAWLSLDRQAIDQTDITTAGLDSINVATAGILEPLEGAKTQFTPLLSSSTNAMPFDARRFRTLENPGLLMGELAPTGQRYTIAARIQGPAESAFPQGVEGRKGGFKSSASINVIVVADTDLLSDRLWVQLQDFYGQQVPQPWADNANFIVNSLDNLAGSDALISVRSRGTFSRPFLVVNDLQRKAESRFREREDALKGRLAETEEKLAGLKKPEPGKVNELAPEQQATLQQFIQERIQLRKELRDVQFQLNADIDKLGARLRVINIAAVPLLLTLVALFMWLWRRARQGS from the coding sequence ATGAAAAAGATTCTGTACTCCGGGGCGGGGCTGGTTCTCGTCGCACTGCTCTTCCTGGCCTTCAATATGCTCTGCAGCCAGGTATTCACCAATGCACGGGTGGATCTGACCCAGCAGAAGCTCTACACCATTTCCGCCGGCACCCGGCAGATCCTCAATTCGCTCGAGGAGCCGGTCGATCTCTACTTCTACTATTCCGACAAGGGCACGCGTGACCTGGTCCCGCTGCGCAACTACGCCAATCGCGTTGCCGAACTCCTCAAGACCTACGAGCGCCAGGCGAAAGGCAAGGTTCGCCTGCATCTGATCGATCCCCAGCCGTTCTCGGAAGATGAGGACCGCGCTGCCGAGTTCGGCCTCCAGGGGGTTCCGGTGCCCGATGGTGGCGCACCGCTCTACTTTGGCCTGGCGGGCACCAATTCCCTGGGGCATTCCCAGGTGGTTCCGATCTTCATGCCGGATCAGGAGCAATTCCTGGAATACGATGTCAGCCGTTTGATACAGGCCCTGGCCGAGCCCAAGCGGCCTGTCATCGGCGTGATGTCCGCGCTGGACATGAGTGGCGGCTACGACCTGCAGACACAGCAGATGACGGCGTCGTGGGTGCTGTTCAACGACATCCGTCAGCAGTTCGATGTGCGCAACCTGAAACTCAACATGGACCAGATCCCACGGGACATTACCGTGTTGATGCTGGTGCACCCGAAGAATCTGACGCAGGAAACGCTGTACGCGATCGATCAGTACGTACTCCGTGGCGGCAAGCTTCTGGTGTTCGTAGACCCCTTCAGCGAGGCGGATCGAGATTCGCCGATGGCCGCGCTGGGCGGCGCGGGAGAGCTGTCGTCGGACATCCAGCCGCTGTTCAAGGCCTGGGGGCTGCGAATGCTCCCGGACCAGGTGCTGGGCGATGGCACGTACGCGATGTCGGTGAACTTGGGGGCGGGCGAACAGGCGACCCACCACCCGGCCTGGCTCAGCCTGGATCGCCAGGCAATCGATCAGACCGACATTACCACCGCCGGCCTTGACAGTATCAATGTCGCCACGGCAGGCATTCTAGAGCCGCTCGAAGGCGCCAAGACGCAGTTCACTCCGCTGCTCAGCAGCTCGACCAACGCCATGCCCTTCGATGCACGGCGATTCCGCACACTCGAGAACCCGGGCCTGTTGATGGGGGAACTGGCGCCGACCGGTCAGCGCTACACTATTGCCGCCCGCATCCAGGGGCCGGCCGAGAGTGCCTTTCCACAGGGTGTCGAGGGGCGCAAAGGAGGCTTCAAGAGCTCCGCGAGCATCAATGTGATCGTGGTAGCGGACACCGATCTGCTGAGTGATCGCCTGTGGGTGCAGTTGCAGGACTTCTACGGCCAGCAGGTGCCGCAACCGTGGGCGGACAACGCGAATTTCATCGTCAACAGCCTGGATAACCTGGCTGGCTCGGACGCGCTGATCAGCGTGCGTTCCCGTGGAACATTCAGCCGCCCGTTCCTGGTGGTGAATGACCTGCAGCGCAAGGCAGAGTCACGCTTCCGTGAGCGGGAGGATGCGCTGAAGGGGCGTCTGGCGGAGACCGAGGAGAAGCTTGCAGGGCTGAAGAAGCCCGAGCCGGGCAAGGTCAATGAGCTCGCGCCTGAGCAGCAGGCTACATTGCAGCAGTTCATCCAGGAGCGCATCCAGCTTCGCAAGGAGTTGCGCGACGTACAGTTCCAGTTGAATGCCGACATCGACAAGTTGGGTGCTCGCCTGAGAGTCATCAATATCGCAGCGGTGCCCTTGCTGCTGACGCTGGTCGCTCTCTTCATGTGGCTGTGGCGCAGGGCTCGACAGGGAAGCTGA
- a CDS encoding cold-shock protein, which yields MADREVGTVKWFNDAKGYGFIQRDSGPDVFVHYRAIRGDGHRSLVEGQKVEFSVIQGQKGLQAEDVAKV from the coding sequence ATGGCTGATCGTGAGGTCGGAACCGTCAAGTGGTTCAATGACGCCAAAGGTTATGGATTCATTCAACGCGATAGCGGTCCGGACGTTTTCGTTCACTACCGTGCCATTCGTGGCGATGGTCACCGCTCCCTGGTCGAAGGCCAGAAAGTGGAGTTCTCGGTGATCCAGGGTCAGAAAGGCCTCCAGGCGGAAGACGTCGCCAAGGTCTGA
- a CDS encoding putative RNA methyltransferase, giving the protein MLICPLCREALTDVDNGVACPAGHRFDRARQGYLNLLPVQHKKSLDPGDNATMVEARRYFLGAGHYAPLAKRLAELAAERAPGRWLDIGCGEGYYTAQLGEALPQADGYALDISREAVKRACKRAPQLTWMVASMARVPLEDASCQLLASVFSPIDWKEATRLLTPGGGILRLGPARDHLLELRQRLYDEVREYVEDKHLADLPAELKPAHTEQLSFKLPLETREAREHLLAMTPHGWRVNAERREHILAEPFEVTVAVRYDWLQRQEP; this is encoded by the coding sequence CCACCGCTTCGACCGCGCGCGCCAGGGCTACCTGAATCTGCTGCCGGTACAGCACAAGAAGAGCCTCGACCCAGGCGACAACGCCACCATGGTCGAGGCGCGCCGCTACTTCCTCGGCGCCGGGCATTACGCACCGCTGGCCAAGCGCCTGGCCGAACTGGCAGCCGAGCGCGCGCCGGGCCGCTGGCTGGATATCGGCTGCGGCGAGGGCTACTACACCGCACAACTGGGCGAGGCACTGCCCCAGGCCGACGGCTACGCGCTGGATATCTCCCGCGAAGCGGTCAAGCGCGCCTGCAAACGCGCTCCGCAGCTGACCTGGATGGTCGCCAGCATGGCCCGCGTACCGCTAGAGGACGCTTCCTGCCAACTGCTCGCCAGCGTCTTCAGCCCCATCGATTGGAAAGAAGCGACGCGCCTGCTCACTCCCGGCGGCGGCATTCTGCGCCTCGGGCCGGCCCGCGACCATCTGCTGGAACTGCGTCAACGCCTGTACGACGAAGTGCGCGAGTACGTCGAGGACAAGCACCTCGCCGACCTGCCCGCCGAGCTCAAGCCGGCGCACACCGAACAACTGAGTTTCAAGCTGCCGCTGGAGACCCGCGAAGCCCGCGAGCACCTGCTGGCGATGACGCCCCATGGCTGGCGTGTCAACGCAGAGCGACGCGAGCACATCCTCGCCGAACCCTTCGAGGTAACCGTCGCGGTACGCTACGATTGGCTGCAACGCCAAGAACCCTGA